A genomic window from Purpureocillium takamizusanense chromosome 2, complete sequence includes:
- a CDS encoding uncharacterized protein (COG:E~TransMembrane:1 (o48-68i)~MEROPS:MER0002038~EggNog:ENOG503PBMG): protein MAPLKKAQPFKKALHFSEQEFQDRRNRALELMKRENLDGFLMTKQESLYYFTGFDTFGYVFFQAMYFHSDGSMRLITRIPDLRQALYTSILEQSDILIRSDDAGSNPVSLVPKVLKDFGINSSSKRIGYEPDSCSLTHRLGKALEEAVQGLCTLVDHSDLFTRELRIVKSEAEMRKVRKAAYLADFALVRMLKLAKPGAYEGDLWREIVGTVYEGGGDDPANENILVSGNKAVLTRYSTGKDSIDRQLTAEHAAAYKHYHACLMRTIPIGGVTKLARRMHEVNVLQMEAAMEALKPGREIGDVFEAYARVADENGFRDQRFNSCGYSLGATFSPTWMDFPMFVRGQNVVAKPGMVFFIHIILMDKATDTASSVGHTVEVTETGCVPLSKLPFCLTRKQTIAAWKKVRKEDYGFTSEEEDEGENLQDVELSDGDDDAEDFEVEYDFSGYTPAAALGDPTQKA from the coding sequence ATGGCGCCTTTAAAGAAAGCTCAGCCTTTCAAGAAAGCCTTGCACTTTTCCGAGCAAGAGTTTCAGGACCGACGCAATCGGGCCCTGGAGCTCATGAAGCGGGAGAATCTAGACGGCTTCTTGATGACCAAACAAGAGTCCCTCTACTACTTCACCGGCTTTGACACCTTCGGATATGTCTTCTTCCAGGCCATGTATTTTCACAGCGACGGATCCATGCGGCTCATCACTCGCATTCCCGACCTCCGCCAGGCCTTGTACACCTCGATTCTGGAGCAGAGTGACATCCTCATCCGGTCCGACGATGCAGGTAGCAACCCCGTCTCGTTGGTCCCCAAGGTCCTCAAAGATTTCGGCATcaactcgtcgtcgaagcggaTCGGCTACGAGCCAGACTCGTGTTCCCTGACCCATCGACTcggcaaggccctcgaggaagCCGTCCAGGGCCTCTGCACGCTCGTCGACCACAGCGACCTTTTCACTCGCGAGCTGCGCATCGTCAAGTCGGAGGCCGAGATGCGCAAGGTTCGCAAGGCGGCGTACCTGGCTGACTTTGCCCTCGTCCGGATGCTGAAGCTTGCCAAGCCCGGCGCGTACGAGGGCGATCTGTGGCGCGAAATCGTAGGCACAGTCTACGAGGGAGGTGGCGACGACCCGGCCAACGAGAACATACTGGTCTCTGGGAACAAGGCGGTCCTCACCCGGTACTCCACGGGCAAGGATAGTATTGACCGGCAGCTCACCGCGgagcatgccgccgcctacAAGCACTACCACGCCTGCTTGATGAGGACCATTCCCATCGGCGGGGTCACCAAATTGGCGCGGCGCATGCACGAGGTCAATGTGCTGCAGATGGAAGCTGCCATGGAGGCTCTCAAGCCTGGTCGTGAGATCGGCGACGTCTTCGAGGCCTatgcccgcgtcgccgacgagaacGGATTCCGCGACCAACGGTTCAACTCGTGCGGCTACAGCCTCGGAGCCACCTTTTCGCCCACCTGGATGGACTTTCCCATGTTTGTGCGCGGCCAGAACGTTGTCGCTAAGCCAGGGATGGTCTTCTTCATCCACATCATTCTTATGGACAAGGCGACCGATACGGCAAGCTCTGTCGGTCATACGGTCGAAGTCACAGAGACCGGCTGTGTGCCGCTGTCTAAGCTGCCATTCTGCCTCACTCGAAAGCAGACCATCGCGGCGTGGAAGAAGGTTCGCAAGGAAGATTATGGGTTCAcgtccgaggaggaggacgagggcgagaaCCTGCAGGACGTTGAACTgtcggacggcgacgacgacgccgaggacttTGAAGTAGAGTATGACTTTAGTGGCTATacgcccgctgctgcgcttGGAGACCCGACGCAGAAGGCGTAG
- the GLY1 gene encoding Low-specificity L-threonine aldolase (EggNog:ENOG503NWDM~COG:E) gives MTNSTTPTRAANEFRSDTFTTPTAAMLAAMGSATFGDDVYQEDQTTSDFQREVARLTGMEDALFVLSGTMGNQIGVRLHLNQPPHSVLCDYRAHVYAEEGSGLAILSQAMVTPVHPANGIYMTLDDVKNWVTLGDDIHTAPTRVISLEITIGGVVTPIDEIRKISEFAHAHDIKVHCDGARLWNASAATGHSLADYCQYFDSVSMCVSKGLGAPIGGVLASTKQNIKQARWLRKQQGGGIRQAGVLTSAAMVALKEVWPTMAETHRKTKKLEEDLAALGVVPQIPVDTNFFFIDAARSKLDMGVLLEQCEKFNVRLMDERISLHHQVSDEAIENLKCAIAEAVRITKTLPPDYVPKIRPSGYGSTSKMNEYS, from the coding sequence ATGACGAACTCAACCACGCCCACCAGAGCTGCAAATGAGTTCCGCAGCGACACCTtcacgacgccgacggcggcgatgctggcggccatggggAGTGCCACCTTTGGCGACGATGTGTACCAAGAAGACCAAACTACGTCCGACTTCCAACGCGAGGTGGCCCGACTGACGGGAATGGAGGACGCCCTGTTCGTGCTCTCTGGTACCATGGGCAACCAAATTGGGGTTCGTCTTCATCTCAACCAGCCGCCTCATTCAGTCCTGTGCGACTACCGAGCCCACGTCTACGCAGAAGAGGGCTCTGGCCTGGCCATCTTGTCGCAGGCCATGGTTACGCCCGTTCACCCCGCCAACGGCATATACATGACGCTTGACGATGTCAAAAATTGGGTCacgctgggcgacgacatccACACGGCCCCTACCAGAGTCATCAGCCTGGAGATTACGAtaggcggcgtcgtcacccCCATAGACGAAATACGAAAGATTTCCGAATTTGCGCACGCCCACGACATCAAAGTTCACTGCGACGGGGCGCGCCTGTGGaacgcctccgccgcgacaGGACACTCGCTGGCCGACTACTGTCAGTATTTCGACAGCGTCTCCATGTGCGTCTCCAAAGGCCTCGGGGCGCCCATTGGCGGGGTCCTCGCAAGCACGAAGCAAAACATCAAGCAGGCGCGGTGGCTGAGGAAACAGCAGGGTGGAGGCATccgccaggccggcgtcctcacgtccgccgccatggtcgcgcTCAAGGAAGTGTGGCCAACCATGGCCGAGACGCACCGCAAGACGaagaagctggaggaggatCTTGCGGCGCTCGGCGTAGTGCCGCAGATTCCGGTGGACACCAACTTTTTCTTCATTGACGCGGCGAGATCCAAGCTGGACATgggcgtgctgctggagcagTGTGAAAAGTTCAATGTGAGGCTCATGGATGAGCGAATCTCCCTACATCATCAGGTGAGCGATGAGGCAATAGAGAACCTGAAATGCGCCATCGCGGAAGCGGTCAGGATCACGAAAACGCTGCCACCCGACTACGTGCCGAAGATACGGCCGTCCGGGTATGGAAGCACGTCTAAGATGAACGAGTATAGTTAA
- the CPS1 gene encoding Gly-Xaa carboxypeptidase (MEROPS:MER0001269~EggNog:ENOG503NU4A~COG:E) yields the protein MAKQRNASQSRSNALLSLLFRSAILVAVLSLALTYLNNSLWSRITERLGRDLDKYVRGSSSHVCRQAAKLSPTNTKSERFVRGKVESPAYHAEIIQKLSGIIQIPSESYDELGPIGTDDRWNVFYRIEAFIKSKYPKVLEKAVLEHANTHGLVLTWNGSLPSSQAKPLLMLAHQDVVPVLADTVQDWTHPPYQGHFDGEIIWGRGATDDKGYMISILESVDLLMKSGFEPKRTVILAFGCDEEISGENCGRPIADFLHRRYGDEGIYLIMDEGSMGIQKEFNQSFAMVSVAEKGYLDIGINVTSTGGHASTPPDHNVIGIMSEIVLAIEENAFPGRVTTKNPMFGFLECAAVHAPPSSMPLAVRKRLSSVARGDAHAETQLARDLDDMRYYFRTSQSVGKMSGGVKINAIPEIASSMVNLRLAVESSISLVQQHYENLVRPIAQKHGMVFEGFQSSYESTERRKVSLYGVDALEPAPVSPLDSESWRVLSGTIRNTLRPLDDDNELIVTPYLMPANTDTKFFWALTKNIYRFTPINLVENLNRAHTTNEFIRADEFVREPLFFATLILNADDAVQAGD from the coding sequence ATGGCAAAACAACGAAACGCGTCCCAGTCGCGCAGCAAcgcgctgctgtcgctcCTATTCCGCTCGGCGATCTTGGTCGCCGTGTTATCACTTGCGTTGACATACCTCAATAATTCGCTTTGGTCTCGCATCACGGAACGCCTTGGTCGCGACCTGGACAAGTACGTCAGGGGCAGTAGCTCTCATGTATGCAGGCAAGCAGCAAAGCTCTCGCCAACAAACACGAAATCGGAGCGCTTTGTCCGGGGCAAGGTCGAATCGCCAGCGTACCATGCAGAGATCATCCAGAAACTCTCTGGCATCATCCAGATACCCTCGGAAAGCTACGACGAGCTCGGACCCATTGGCACCGACGACCGCTGGAATGTCTTCTACCGCATCGAGGCTTTCATCAAGTCGAAGTATCCAAAGGTCCTCGAAAAGGCCGTATTGGAGCATGCAAACACCCACGGCCTGGTATTAACATGGAATGGAAGCCTGCCGTCGTCACAGGCCAAGCCGCTCCTCATGCTTGCGCATCAAGATGTCGTACCCGTGCTCGCCGACACCGTGCAAGACTGGACACACCCACCTTACCAGGGACATTTTGACGGCGAGATCATCTGGGGCCGAGGCGCCACGGACGACAAAGGCTATATGATCTCTATCCTCGAGAGCGTCGACTTGCTTATGAAGAGCGGATTCGAGCCAAAGAGAACTGTGATATTGGCGTTTGGCTGCGACGAAGAGATCAGTGGCGAGAATTGCGGGCGGCCCATCGCAGATTTTCTACATCGTCGatacggcgacgagggtATATACCTGATCATGGACGAGGGCTCCATGGGGATACAGAAAGAGTTCAACCAGTCCTTTGCCATGGTCAGTGTCGCCGAGAAGGGGTATCTCGATATCGGCATCAACGTGACGTCGACTGGTGGCCAtgcgtcaacgccgccggACCATAATGTCATCGGCATCATGTCGGAAATCGTCCTGGCCATTGAGGAAAATGCATTCCCGGGAAGAGTTACGACAAAGAACCCGATGTTTGGCTTCCTGGAATGCGCAGCTGTACACGCTCCGCCATCCAGTATGCCTTTGGCGGTGCGAAAGAGATTGAGCTCGGTCGCAcgcggcgatgcccatgcGGAGACACAACTGGCACGAGACCTGGACGATATGCGATATTACTTCCGCACAAGCCAGTCAGTTGGGAAGATGAGTGGCGGCGTTAAGATAAACGCCATACCGGAAATCGCATCCTCCATGGTCAATCTTCGTCTGGCCGTGGAGTCGTCAATCAGCCTTGTCCAACAGCACTACGAGAATCTCGTCCGGCCCATTGCACAAAAACATGGCATGGTCTTTGAGGGATTTCAATCGTCGTATGAATCCACCGAGCGCCGAAAAGTGAGCCTCTATGGAGTCGACGCCTTGgagcccgcgcccgtctcTCCGCTCGACAGCGAATCCTGGAGGGTTCTGTCTGGCACAATCCGAAATACACTACGGCCACTGGACGATGACAACGAACTCATTGTCACGCCATACTTGATGCCTGCCAATACCGACACCAAATTCTTCTGGGCATTGACCAAGAACATATACCGATTCACGCCAATCAATCTCGTGGAAAATCTGAATAGGGCGCACACAACCAACGAGTTCATCCGCGCGGACGAGTTTGTCAGAGAGCCTCTTTTCTTTGCTACCTTGATTTTAAATGCAGACGATGCGGTTCAAGCTGGAGACTAG
- a CDS encoding uncharacterized protein (EggNog:ENOG503PB7H~COG:E~TransMembrane:12 (i57-76o82-100i107-125o137-158i165-186o192-211i287-308o347-371i392-409o421-448i468-489o495-515i)), translated as MATATHLETLNDRNPPDPPGRDADSDNKDAGSEAALPAELISAGSQHLHRRLGGKEIQLFAVGGAIGTSLFVQMGASLPKGGPAGLFLGFVIYGSIIVAVNQCFAEMVTYLPIASPFVRLAGFWVDDALSFAMGWNYFFLMAFNIPYEITAIHVLLTYWTDKIPVAAVVVVCLAIFAVLNGLAVRWFGTSEFYMSIFKIFLMVGLMMYTFVTMVGGNPRHDAYGFRYWNNPGAFVEHLVPGDTGRFLGLLSCMIQGSFTMVGPEFIAMAAAEAENPRRLMKKAYASFVWRLMFFFIGGALCVAIVIPYNDEMLAGFIDGDKEGSGTGAASPYVISMVHFGIKGVPDLVNALIMTSVLSAGNNVVFSAARVLHGMALDGKAPSFFAKCTKFGVPLYAVIAALAFCLLSLLQLSKSSADVLNWLVGICTASYLLNYFGTVITYLHFYSALKRQGIDRKTLPYRGYLQPYAAWYALCATFVMMLVLGYNVFIDGGWNVTTFFTSYTMVGLFPAAFVFWKVVRRTSYVRPGTADLQLGSTKSDIDLYEALYEKPKRGKVSGYLNSFFE; from the exons ATGGCCACTGCAACACACCTTGAGACGCTGAACGATCGCAACCCGCCCGACCCGCCCGGTCGCGATGCCGACTCGGACAACAAAGACGCGGGCAGCGAGGCAGCTCTGCCCGCAGAGCTGATCTCGGCCGGCTCGCAGCACCTGCATCGCAGACTCGGTGGCAAGGAGATCCAGCTCTTTGCAGTTGGAGGTGCCATTGGGACCT CTCTATTTGTCCAGATGGGTGCATCGCTACCCAAGGGGGGCCCAGCCGGGCTATTCCTGGGGTTCGTAATCTATGGAAGCATCATTGTTGCCGTCAACCAGTGTTTTG CGGAAATGGTTACATATCTTCCCATTGCGTCGCCGTTCGTGCGCCTTGCCGGCTTCTGGGTCGATGATGCACTGAGTTTTGCCATGGGATGGAACTACTTTTTCCTCATGG CCTTCAATATTCCTTACGAGATCACGGCCATCCACGTGTTGCTCACGTACTGGACTGACAAGATccccgtcgcggcggtggtcgtGGTGTGTTTGGCCATCTTTGC GGTCCTCAatggcctcgccgtgcgATGGTTCGGGACATCAGAGTTTTACATGTCGATATTTAAGATCTTTCTCATGGTTGGCCTTATGATGTATACCTTCGTCACCATGGTGGGAGGAAACCCACGCCATGATGCTTACGGGTTTCGCTACTGGAACAATCCC GGCGCCTTTGTCGAACACCTCGTGCCTGGGGACACGGGTCGGTTCCTTGGCCTACTTTCTTGCATGATACAAGGATCGTTCAC GATGGTTGGGCCTGAGTTCAttgccatggctgctgccgagGCGGAGAACCCACGCAGGCTTATGAAGAAGGCATATGCGTCATTCGTTTGGCGCCTCATGttcttcttcatcggcgGAGCCCTCTGTGTCGCCATTGTAATCCCATACAACGATGAGATGTTGGCAGGCTTCATCGACGGGGACAAGGAGGGAAGCGGCACGGGTGCTGC GTCTCCGTATGTCATTTCCATGGTGCACTTTGGCATCAAAGGAGTTCCGGATCTCGTCAACGCGCTGATCATGACATCCGTCCTATCGGCGGGAAACAATGTCGTATTCTCAGCCGCCCGAGTCTTACACGGCATGGCCCTTGACGGGAAAGCCCCATCCTTCTTTGCTAAGTGCACGAAGTTTGGAGTTCCCCTGTATGCCGTCATCGCTGCGTTGGCCTTCTGCCTGCTCTCACTGCTGCAGCTCAGCAAATCCTCAGCCGATGTCCTCAACTGGCTCGTGGGCATCTGTACAGCGTCATATCTGCTCAACTACTTCGGGACGGTCATCACGTACCTCCACTTCTATTCCGCGCTCAAGCGACAGGGCATCGATCGCAAGACTCTTCCGTACCGGGGCTACCTGCAACCCTACGCGGCCTGGTACGCCCTATGCGCAACATTTGTCATGATGTTAGTGCTTGGATACAACGTCTTTATTGATGGGGGATGGAATGTTACGACTTTTTTCACGAGCTACACAATGGTCGGCCTGTTCCCTGCGGCTTTTGTTTTCTGGAAGGTCGTGCGGCGAACATCCTACGTCCGCCCGGGCACTGCAGATCTCCAACTTGGCTCAACCAAGAGTGACATCGACCTGTACGAGGCTCTATATGAGAAGCCAAAGCGTGGCAAGGTATCGGGGTATCTCAACAGCTTCTTCGAGTAG